The following DNA comes from Quercus robur chromosome 1, dhQueRobu3.1, whole genome shotgun sequence.
TTTCTTTCATAAAATGACCTGCACTCAAACTCTGAATGATATTTTATCAGCTAAAGTCTATTCTGTAATCATCATAAATCAGTTATCATGAACTTAATATTCATAGCACAAACCTTGATTGACCGAGAGACACTTCTTAAGCAAATGCAAGCTGCAGTACGTACATCAGCAACCTCATGAGTCAGTGCATCAGTTACCAATTTCAATACCTGTATTCATGACAATATATTAGAAGTTGCAAATTggtaaaataaacataaaagtCTACAAAGTGCAGACTTTATATTATCTTTAATTTGGCTTATTTCCCATGTATTCATAAGTAGTTGAGGATGGGAACCAAAGCAAAAATAGATAGTATATCATTAGCATCaagaaaaaatgtatttgaaaataGAATCAAACACGTTGAATGTCCAGCAGTCATGCACCCAAAAAAAGGTGACATTCCAATTCCTAACAATTAGATTAGTTGATCAATTCAATTCTTAATCAATTCCTGCACTCCCATAGTGATTGGCTATTTAGAACTGATAAATGATGCACATAAAACATACTAGAGGAGAACAAAGATATAACCAGATATTATTGCTAAAGGATGATGATGGGGCAAACACCAATTATGGCAGTCAACTATGGCTATCATGGGGTCGCAAAAACTTCTTTAAGATGTCTAAAACCATTAGCATATATTTTGCATGCAAACTAAAGTCAAGTAAAATCTACAGAAGCCAAGAAAAAGATGGACAACTAAATCCAGGAGAAACAATACTTAGGAAAGACAATGTTCCCTCGTAAACAAAACTCATCTACAATGACATATAAAAGAATTCTACATGGATATTCAATACCAAGCAGTTCAACAATGATACTTAACAAGCTACAAAGTCCTAAATTGAACTACATAAGATCTCTCTTCAAGCACTTGGGATTGCAATTACTTTTGTCGGGCAAGGGAAAAAAACATATTCCGTATGTGTGCACATGCACACAGAGGTAAAACATAATTTAGCAATGCAAACTTCAGCCAACTATTAATTCCCATAAACCAAATCTCTGTTGCCCATCCTCTTTAATATTACCCCCAATTCATAAATCTACTTCATTGCCATCACTAATGTGACACATACATATCTACATCCCTTACACTACAACAAGCCCTCAACAACAAAGCGTTAGTCCCAAATCTATATCCCTtatgaaaagaaattaataaataaaataaaaagttttacaaTATAGGTCCATTTTCCTAATGACTCATTGCAAGGGATGAATGGACAGTGAGATTGAGAACAATTAATAAGCATACAAAAATTCAACagataatataaatattaaatgcaaACAAGTAAAATTAACTTTGCAAGTTTATGCATCCATTATGAAACAACAGACCTCTAGAAAGAGGAACCTGGACCTGCATCTCTCCAATTTTGAGCATAGCTCAGCCAATGCCAACAATATTCCTTGGTAACGTCTGGGCTGTAATAAATGTTTTTGCAAATGGTTATGAAGTTTATCAATAGCATTTGCCTCAAAAGCCAGTTTCTGTAGATCTTCCTTTTGTGCAAGTAAACTAGAAAACGCAAAGGAAGCTTCCTCTCCAACTTGCCCAGGATCATCAAGAAGTTCAAGTAAAAGGTAAACCAATTTGGTTTTAATGCCTATATCTTGCAGATGGCAAGGAGACGTGTTCCTTATAACAATTAAGCACATGCAGGCCAGTAACCTTGTCCGAGGGTTCCTATCTTTAGATAAGTCAATTACAGAGCTCAGAGCTCTTCTGCTTTCAGAGACAAACTTTGAAGCAGCTTctggattcttttttattatagtaGTAAGAGATTCTAAACTAGCATCTTTCTGGCTTGGGGAACCTTCAAGAAGGCTAGTAAGCTTCTTTAAAACCCCAGCATGACATAATGCTTTTTGCTCCACAACAGTCTCACAAGAATGTATGATGATACTTGCACCAAGTCCCGTAACAGTTTCATTCTCACTATTCAAtaatgaaagaagaaattcCATGTTTTTCTCTTGTAGGAAATCATACTTTGGAGCCCGTTTGGATTGATAAATCATTCTAAGGGAACGTGCACCAGCATCCACAACCTGAAAACAAAGCAAAGTGTCCAAATGACATTTGAAATGAAGCAGGCAGAATCGGTCACTATTAGATACAGGGTACACTCAATTTTGTGAACAATCCAAGAATAGACTAGTCACTTATATGTGtgtaatatattaaaatgataGAAGTTACAACTAATAGAACTGAGAGTAGATGAAAGATTTTGAAGAATCTGAAACAAATATGAAGATTTCATTAAAGAAAGGAAATATAAACAATTTCCCTTCCCAAGCTTCAACCATCCCTACTCTAAAAACTATATTGAAATAATCAAGgataaatgaagaaaattgggcataaactacaaaaaaatacTACATCCATAAATGAAGCAAAATCCCCCAACATTGAGCTAACAACCACCACACACCAAGTTACCaggaacacacacacacacacacacttatatACCCAATACACAAAACTAAGTCCATGAAACACTCCCTACACAAGTATggcacctttttcttttcttttatatttttcttttataagcaAAATAATTCATCAAAGAGATGTCAAGGGGTGTCACCAAGGTATACAAGAGAAGCACCAAAGACAAAGCAAAacaagagaaacaaaaattggAAACTAAAGGATCCATGATAGAAGGATAAGAACGTTTTGGCCCTAAGAGGGAGAGACAAGAGGAGATTCAAACTAGTGACTCTGCTTCATGAGGCATTGTCCTCAACATATCTTCTATCCCTTGGGGTTAATAAGAGGTCAAGCATTTGTCATCCAAAGCATAAAGTGCCAGTGagaaacaattttcaattcttCCGATTGTGTGCGTCCCTTACCATAGAATATCTCACCAATCATATTCAACTCCATCCCAACTAAAACAGGAGTTCCAGCATAAATTATCCACCATCCCCCAGCACAATCAATTGCCACTGCATTCTTATCGCTGGCAACAGACACCAAAGCACAGAACACAGTCTTAAAGGACTTTCACCACACCAAAAGATTACATTAAATTACTTTAGAGCCCCAAAACGAAATGACAAGCTTCTGACTCATTATCAAACACAGACAGAATGGCTTGGAAAAAAACAGAAACCACCACTCAACTAGAAAGCCTAATACAAGAGTAATTCACTTCTCAAAAAGCTGAAATACAAATCCTACTagcatttcctctctctctctctctctctctcacatttcCAATAATTTACATAATTCACACAACACACGCaggcgcgcacacacacacacatatatgagcAATTCACTTCTCAAAAGCTGAAATACAAAATCTGCTACTAtaatgactctctctctctctctcccacacACACATTTGATTAGAATCCAATAATTTACACAAACaggaaattcaaaattttttcgATACACACACATGAGTAATTCACTTCTCAAAAGCTGAAATACACAATCTACTAgcataatctctctctctctctcagcaaatagtttgataaacagtaaaaaatcaacaaaatttcCAATCCACAAAACCAAATAGTGAATTCAATTATTACAAATCGGAATCACCTTATCCTCCGGAAAGGAGAGAAGAGCGACGAGATTAGCGAAAGCACCGGAATCGAGCACGGCTCGAACACCGGCGTCGAAGCCACAGGCGAAGCTTCCGAGCGCCGCAGCCGACTGGACCAGCAGGTCAGCTTGCGCTTGAGCCTGGGCCTGGGCCTCCGCTAGGGCACAAGAGACAGCCGGCACAGCGCCGAGCTTGAGGAAGAAGAGCTTCTTGGTGCGGTTACCGATGATCTGGTTCTTCAGCTCCCTGAGAGCCCTCAGCTTGATTTCGGAGTCCGCGGAGCCTATTCGGACCATGAGGTCCGACGAGGCGCGGCGGTGGCTCGACGAGGTTGAGGCTGAGGGTGAAGCTGGGGTTGGCATGGTTTGCGAGCTTCGTACGGAATTTCATGCGAGCTCAGGAAGAAAGCTTTGGGTTttctcagagagagagaaagagaaatgggaattttgagtttttaaatttttttttttttgcttaacaagaaaaactaacaaaatttaCGTCTTGGTTAAAATATTAAagctaaaatgcaaaaacaatcATGAGATTTCAAATTCTTTCATATATGTCTAAGACAAATTTTTCATTGGCTTTTATGGACGGAAAAATCATATACCAAGCGAGGTCTTTTCGGATTTGGTTACGCGATAATCAcgtgattttttttgttcatgctAGACTTAAAAACCAATTTGACATATATGGAAATGTCTTGAAGTTGTAAGAAAGAATTGAAACGAggtaattttgcattttaaccaaaaattcaTAATTCTTTTTACTGTCCAATGggatattaatttaaaatttaaaactttttgcaATTTGATTGATGATAATTGTTTGCATTGTGATTGAGTTGAgagattaaattgaaaaaataatataaaaacttgGTGATTAGAGATTTAGAAGGtgtaaattataatttagtCATAATTTAATTATGAAGTGATATggtgtataattttaaaatattttaagaaaacatctcatttttagAAGGTCGcaaaaaattaaagttataCACATGCaaaaattgtatttataaaaataaatgcatgttttatatgtttaatgtattatttatttctaataaATGATGAATGAGATGTGTACAAGAAACAAGAGACTACAGAATCAAATGAATAATTAGGTATTTGAAGAGATTTGCAAAATcttgttaggaaaaaaaaaaaatgaaatgtggGTATGAGATTTATAAGTGTTGTTAGTCAAAAAGAATTTATATTAAGGAGGTGAAAAGGTGCCATTTTGATTAGGATAGACCCCCCAATAAAAAATGTAACTGAAGGCTTTGTCAAATGGTTTTGACATCCTAAAATCATCATAACATTCAAGACTCTGGTTTAAGATATTGTTGTACTTATTTTTGTCAGTTTCCCTTGAGAGGATTTGCCAACGACTTtattctatgaaaaaaaaaagttgtggatAATTCACGATCCATAAAATCacaaaagaatgaagaaaaaggaaaaggaaaaggggcCTAGGGTGACAAAATCTATCACGTAGTGATTCACTTGTCGACTTACTGTTAGcaatctttcaaaattttaatggaCGCTCGCATGCATTTGGGGCAAAAGCATATTATATTTTCGCACAGCCGCAATGTATGGGCCCTGTCCAATTGTAGTACACACACGTGTAAGTGTGATATTATATAGAGAAAAATACCATATTCTTTCTCCACATTTGGATATGCATAATCGAAATGTTGGAAACATCGTATTAAGAAGGTTTTgcaattcatttttatttttataattcgatagttataaTTGAGGTGGAGGATTTGAATCCGAAATGtcttaattgaaaatattaagaaatgTCAACTAATTGAGCTACAAAGCTCTTAACTTTTGTGCGAAAATCATATTTCCAGGTAGGAAAATTGAGATTGTATCTTCCTGGGCTTATCCATAATTTTAGTTTCCAAAGAAGTAGGGTCTAAGCAACATGACAAACCCACTTCTTCTGGTATGAGGTTATGTACTGGACTATCTCATGGGATCCTCATAAGCAAAGCTATGATAGCTTGGTGATGTATTTAATGTAACTATCATGATGTGTATATGAAAATAACTAACAAAGAAAGGTACTGTAACGGTCGTTGGAGAGTCACGGTTGTCCACAAAACAAAAGTTACAGGAGTATAGAAGACCCTTTAATTTGTTTATGCATTTACCAACATGAACCATAGGCTTGTTTGCATATTAACGAacagagccttttttttttttttttttaattatgaaaattataatttttgacATTTAAAATATAGCTTATTAATGTGCAAGTCTCATTAGTCATGAAACTAATGAGGCTTGCATAGTAATATACTAATATGTGAAATTACAAATAGGTGGTTTGATGGATGAAATTTGGATTTACCTCAATC
Coding sequences within:
- the LOC126717379 gene encoding uncharacterized protein LOC126717379 — translated: MPTPASPSASTSSSHRRASSDLMVRIGSADSEIKLRALRELKNQIIGNRTKKLFFLKLGAVPAVSCALAEAQAQAQAQADLLVQSAAALGSFACGFDAGVRAVLDSGAFANLVALLSFPEDKVVDAGARSLRMIYQSKRAPKYDFLQEKNMEFLLSLLNSENETVTGLGASIIIHSCETVVEQKALCHAGVLKKLTSLLEGSPSQKDASLESLTTIIKKNPEAASKFVSESRRALSSVIDLSKDRNPRTRLLACMCLIVIRNTSPCHLQDIGIKTKLVYLLLELLDDPGQVGEEASFAFSSLLAQKEDLQKLAFEANAIDKLHNHLQKHLLQPRRYQGILLALAELCSKLERCRSRFLFLEVLKLVTDALTHEVADVRTAACICLRSVSRSIKSLSAGHFMKEMIVIPLVRLLHDPSTSVQVAALRAVSNIVVDFTTAKSTFLQCGGLKLLVQLSKSMDPILRLNALWGLRNLMFLADNTCKEGIFLELTAPSLSSLICDPEPFVQEQALALVRNLVDGCLESIEYVFAEDGIILDAIGRQLQNTSKAEIGIQGMYVLSNIASGNEFHKEAVMHQLLLQVNNGTQAFILKFLQSNDSQLRTAAIWTIINLTFPSSPGASSRVVKLRNAGIVSQIKTMVNDPCVDVKLRVRTALGQFMTIGDGST